Proteins co-encoded in one Chionomys nivalis chromosome 6, mChiNiv1.1, whole genome shotgun sequence genomic window:
- the Efna2 gene encoding ephrin-A2, whose protein sequence is MAPAQHPLLPLLLLLLPLRARNEDPARANADRYAVYWNRSNPRFQVGAVGDRGGYTVEVSINDYLDIYCPHYGAPLPPAEHMEQYILYMVNGEGHASCDHRQRGFKRWECNRPAAPGGPLKFSEKFQLFTPFSLGFEFRPGHEYYYISSTPPNLVDRPCLRLKVYVRPTNETLYEAEPIFTSNSSCSGLGGCHLFLSTVPVLWTLLGS, encoded by the exons ATGGCGCCCGCGCAGCACccgctgctgccgctgctgctgctgctgctgccgctgcgtGCGCGCAACGAGGACCCGGCCCGAGCCAACGCTGACCGCTACGCAGTTTACTGGAACCGCAGCAACCCCAG GTTTCAGGTGGGCGCCGTGGGTGACCGTGGTGGCTACACGGTGGAGGTGAGCATCAATGACTACCTGGACATCTACTGCCCTCACTACGGGGCGCCGCTGCCCCCAGCAGAGCACATGGAGCAGTACATCCTGTACATGGTGAACGGCGAGGGCCATGCCTCCTGCGACCACCGGCAGCGAGGCTTCAAGCGCTGGGAGTGCAACCGGCCTGCAGCGCCCGGGGGGCCCCTCAAGTTCTCAGAGAAGTTCCAACTCTTCACGCCCTTTTCCCTGGGCTTTGAGTTCCGGCCTGGCCACGAGTACTACTACATCT CTTCCACACCTCCCAACCTGGTGGACCGTCCCTGCCTGCGGCTGAAAGTTTACGTGCGTCCAACCA ATGAGACCCTGTACGAGGCCGAGCCTATCTTCACCAGCAACAGCTCCTGCAGTGGCCTGGGCGGCTGCCACCTCTTCCTCTCCACGGTCCCTGTGCTTTGGACCCTCCTGGGCTCCTAG
- the Fam174c gene encoding protein FAM174C, with product MAPRTLLLLLLFLPCAILGSTENSSWTAVPLNYTHPGPSGTGPTLLRLFYVITGLSGLIALYFLIRAFRLKKPQRRRYGLLTNKEEHEEMASLDSEEETVFETRNLR from the exons ATGGCGCCGCgcacgctgctgctgctgctgctgttcctccCGTGCGCCATCCTGGGTTCCACCGAAAACTCGAGCTGGACAGCTGTACCTCTCAATTATACACACCCGGGGCCCTCGGGCACGGGTCCCACGCTGCTCCGCTTGTTCTACGTAATCACCGGGCTCAGCGGCCTGATCGCGCTCTACTTCCTCATCCGGGCTTTTAG ACTCAAGAAGCCGCAGCGAAGGAGGTATGGACTTCTGACCAACAAGGAGGAGCATGAAGAGATGGCGTCTCTGGACAGTGAGGAAGAGACCGTCTTTGAAACCAGGAATCTGAGATG A